The proteins below come from a single Miscanthus floridulus cultivar M001 chromosome 1, ASM1932011v1, whole genome shotgun sequence genomic window:
- the LOC136493944 gene encoding polygalacturonase inhibitor-like, with the protein MELTRPRDSVATLLAVLVLAAVARSDGALCDKSDKAALLAVKSALGNPPALSGWNSTVACCSWEGISCNATTGRVTELTVFALNISAPVPAAIANLTKLQTVNFAYNQLYGGIPAFLGPHALPDLTFLRLDGNRLTGTIPPTATVFDLSLVGNLLTGPLPATFGGASFGDVDLTDNQLTGDASMLFGAKKPLNALHLSRNGFEFDLGRVELPEAMDILEIDHNMVYGSIPAAAAARKWLAFDVSYNQLCGPIPQGRYTHRFGAKHFAGNKCLCDHPLPPCKS; encoded by the coding sequence ATGGAGCTGACGCGTCCACGCGATTCCGTGGCTACGCTCCTCGCCGTCCTCGTCCTCGCTGCCGTGGCGCGCTCCGACGGCGCCCTCTGCGACAAGTCCGACAAGGCAGCCTTGCTCGCGGTGAAGTCGGCGCTGGGCAACCCTCCAGCGCTCTCCGGCTGGAACTCCACCGTCGCCTGCTGCTCCTGGGAGGGCATCTCCTGCAACGCCACCACCGGCCGCGTCACCGAGCTGACCGTCTTCGCGCTCAACATCTCGGCGCCGGTGCCCGCCGCCATCGCCAACCTCACCAAGCTGCAGACCGTCAACTTCGCCTACAACCAGCTCTACGGCGGCATCCCGGCGTTCCTGGGCCCGCACGCGCTCCCCGACCTCACTTTCCTCCGCCTCGACGGCAACCGCCTCACCGGCACCATCCCGCCCACGGCGACCGTCTTCGACCTCAGCCTCGTGGGCAACCTCCTCACGGGCCCGCTCCCGGCCACCTTCGGCGGCGCCAGCTTCGGCGACGTGGACCTCACCGACAACCAGCTGACGGGCGACGCGTCGATGCTGTTCGGCGCCAAGAAGCCGCTGAACGCGCTGCACCTGTCGCGCAACGGGTTCGAGTTCGACCTCGGCCGCGTCGAGCTGCCGGAGGCGATGGACATCCTGGAGATCGACCACAACATGGTGTACGGGAGCAtcccggcggccgcggcggcgaggaAGTGGCTGGCGTTCGACGTTAGCTACAACCAGCTGTGCGGGCCCATACCGCAGGGGCGGTACACGCACAGGTTCGGGGCCAAGCACTTCGCGGGCAACAAGTGCCTCTGCGACCACCCGCTCCCGCCGTGCAAGAGCTAG
- the LOC136493955 gene encoding zinc finger protein 36-like produces MAITHDDYVSLCLMVLAAAGGGGQAAGLTTQYALNTAAWTATAQECELRFRCSVCGKAFASHQALGGHKASHRKLTPVQAHASSSAGSGAASSSVITTSSAGGSSGQGRHRCTVCHRSFATGQALGGHKRCHYWDGLSVSLTASAPSGSGSTVKGFDLNLMPAPAALAANAATRWGEEEEVQSPLPVKKRRLSGPSLDLSLTI; encoded by the coding sequence ATGGCCATCACCCACGACGACTACGTCTCCCTCTGCCTCATGGTGCTCGCAGCAGCGGGAGGCGGAGGCCAAGCTGCAGGTTTAACGACGCAGTACGCTCTGAACACGGCTGCCTGGACGGCGACGGCGCAAGAGTGCGAGCTCCGCTTCCGGTGCTCCGTCTGTGGCAAGGCCTTCGCGTCGCACCAGGCGCTGGGCGGGCACAAGGCCAGCCACCGCAAGCTGACGCCCGTACAGGCACATGCGTCGTCGTCAGCCGGATCAGGCGCGGCGTCGTCGTCGGTAATAACGACCTCGTCGGCCGGCGGCAGCAGCGGGCAGGGGAGGCACAGGTGCACGGTGTGCCATCGGAGCTTCGCGACGGGGCAAGCGCTCGGCGGGCACAAGAGGTGCCATTACTGGGACGGGCTCTCGGTGTCGCTCACCGCGTCGGCGCCATCGGGGTCCGGGTCGACCGTCAAGGGCTTTGATCTGAATTTgatgccggcgccggcggcgctgGCCGCCAACGCTGCGACAAGGtggggagaggaggaagaggtgcAGAGCCCCTTGCCGGTCAAGAAGAGGCGGCTGTCCGGTCCGTCCTTGGACCTTAGTTTAACGATTTAG